In Flavobacterium endoglycinae, one DNA window encodes the following:
- a CDS encoding TonB-dependent receptor, which produces MKTIFKTLSNNILLHVFLAFLAIFLGSETAFSQSTVGTISGHAILKDGNSLQGATIKISELNKTTTTDSDGSYQLRNIPFGTYLVEIKLNGYDASPATVLVDQNNTDAKLDFELTYTSQKLEEVIVSSGGNRFAKKESEEVSKMKLKNMENPQVYTIVSKELMKEQVITDYNSAFKNVPGAGIAEVRNQGRTTNISRGFATPQLVRNGVGSFTYTTIDPSNLERIEVIKGPSATLFGSTISSFGGLFNRVTKKPFDFFKGEVSYSAGDWDLNRFTADINTPLNEEKTALFRINTALHSERSFQDAGFNKSFFIAPSFSYQVNERLTLLIDAEFSASKGTSPTRLAPYTKADATAHSIEEMQIPYKLSFANNTVNYTSQQYNIFAQLKYKMSDEWTSQTVISRTRSSSEGYVVQLTALSNETLRQQVTNQDYPYYGTDIQQNFNGDFKIGNLRNRVVAGFDFYSLRATRNDASVNMPAINYREPGAAYNNFTLEKIKPLFAAATYSNFVSNNERTYSAYVSDVLNVTEKLIVMAGLRADRYINKGAYYPSTNLTTGNYNQTAFSPRFGAVYQIVKEKVSVFGNYMNGFNNVGGSDFNGNTFKPNQANQLEGGLKFDFSKISATFSYYDIQVTNVTREDPDHVNFQIQDGTQLSKGFEAEFIANPIRGLNIVAGYTYNDSRLTKASPSTNGLRPTTAGSPTTANLWASYRLTEGAASGLGFGIGGIYGSRYYQTNTADFKFSIPEYTVLDASVFYDRPKYRLGLKVDNLTNEKYWSYRLAAQNPTRVTGNITFKF; this is translated from the coding sequence ATGAAAACAATTTTTAAAACACTTAGTAACAATATTTTACTACATGTGTTTCTTGCTTTTCTGGCAATCTTCTTAGGTTCAGAAACAGCTTTTTCTCAATCAACAGTGGGAACAATTTCGGGTCACGCTATTTTGAAAGACGGAAATTCTTTACAAGGTGCCACCATTAAAATTTCAGAATTAAATAAAACTACCACAACTGATTCTGATGGTTCCTACCAGCTAAGAAATATTCCTTTTGGAACGTATTTAGTTGAAATTAAATTAAACGGATACGATGCTTCTCCTGCTACTGTTTTAGTAGATCAAAACAATACAGATGCAAAACTTGATTTTGAACTAACGTATACTTCGCAAAAATTAGAAGAAGTAATTGTGAGTTCTGGAGGAAATCGTTTTGCCAAAAAAGAAAGTGAAGAGGTTTCGAAAATGAAACTAAAAAACATGGAAAATCCTCAGGTTTATACCATTGTAAGTAAAGAACTTATGAAGGAACAAGTGATCACCGATTATAACAGTGCTTTTAAAAACGTTCCCGGAGCTGGTATTGCAGAAGTTCGAAACCAAGGCAGAACAACCAACATTTCTAGAGGTTTTGCAACGCCTCAATTGGTACGAAACGGAGTTGGAAGTTTTACTTATACTACTATCGATCCGTCTAACTTAGAACGTATTGAGGTTATTAAAGGGCCATCGGCCACTTTGTTTGGAAGTACGATTTCTTCTTTTGGAGGATTGTTTAACCGAGTTACCAAAAAGCCTTTTGATTTCTTTAAAGGTGAAGTTTCCTATTCTGCTGGAGATTGGGATTTGAATCGTTTTACCGCTGATATCAATACACCGCTTAACGAAGAAAAAACAGCTCTTTTTAGAATCAACACAGCTTTACACAGCGAAAGAAGTTTTCAAGATGCTGGATTCAACAAAAGCTTTTTTATAGCGCCAAGTTTTTCATATCAGGTAAACGAAAGATTGACTTTACTTATCGATGCTGAATTTAGTGCTTCAAAAGGAACTTCTCCGACAAGATTAGCGCCGTATACAAAAGCAGATGCTACAGCACATAGTATTGAAGAAATGCAAATTCCTTATAAACTTTCATTTGCCAATAATACAGTGAATTACACGAGTCAGCAATACAACATATTTGCTCAGTTGAAATATAAAATGTCAGATGAATGGACGTCGCAAACCGTTATTTCGCGTACAAGATCATCGTCGGAAGGATATGTAGTACAATTGACTGCATTAAGTAATGAAACACTAAGACAACAAGTTACCAACCAAGATTATCCTTATTACGGAACTGATATTCAACAGAATTTTAATGGTGATTTTAAAATTGGAAATCTTCGTAACCGAGTTGTTGCCGGTTTTGATTTCTATAGTCTTCGTGCAACTCGTAACGATGCATCGGTAAACATGCCAGCTATCAATTATAGAGAACCAGGAGCGGCTTATAACAACTTTACTCTTGAGAAAATAAAACCATTATTTGCTGCCGCTACTTACTCAAATTTTGTTTCTAATAACGAAAGAACCTATAGCGCTTATGTATCTGACGTATTAAATGTTACGGAAAAATTAATCGTAATGGCTGGTCTTAGAGCAGATCGTTATATCAATAAAGGAGCTTATTACCCAAGTACCAATCTTACTACTGGAAATTACAATCAAACAGCATTTTCTCCTCGATTTGGAGCGGTTTACCAAATCGTAAAGGAAAAAGTATCTGTTTTTGGAAATTACATGAACGGATTTAATAACGTGGGTGGTTCTGATTTTAACGGAAATACTTTTAAACCAAACCAAGCCAATCAGTTAGAAGGAGGATTAAAATTTGATTTCAGCAAAATCAGTGCTACTTTTAGTTACTATGATATTCAAGTTACGAATGTTACTCGTGAAGATCCTGATCACGTAAACTTTCAAATTCAGGATGGAACACAGTTAAGTAAAGGTTTTGAAGCAGAGTTTATTGCAAACCCAATTCGCGGATTAAACATTGTAGCGGGTTATACGTATAATGACAGTAGACTTACTAAAGCAAGTCCAAGCACAAACGGATTACGACCAACAACTGCGGGTTCACCAACAACTGCCAATCTTTGGGCAAGTTACCGTTTAACGGAAGGTGCTGCATCTGGTCTGGGATTTGGTATTGGAGGAATTTATGGAAGCCGTTACTATCAAACCAATACTGCTGATTTCAAATTTAGTATTCCTGAATATACTGTTCTAGATGCTTCTGTTTTCTACGACAGACCAAAATACAGATTAGGATTAAAAGTAGACAATCTTACGAATGAAAAATATTGGTCGTATCGTTTAGCAGCGCAAAATCCAACGAGAGTAACAGGAAATATTACTTTTAAATTCTAA